From a region of the Salvelinus alpinus chromosome 2, SLU_Salpinus.1, whole genome shotgun sequence genome:
- the LOC139551248 gene encoding retinal cone rhodopsin-sensitive cGMP 3',5'-cyclic phosphodiesterase subunit gamma-like, translated as MADVATAAEKKAPPKFKQRTTRTFKSKAPKPGQKGFGDDIPGMEGLGTDITVICPWEAFGDMELSDLAKYGIV; from the exons ATGGCAGACGTTGCAACTGCCGCTGAAAAGAAGGCCCCCCCTAAATTCAAGCAGAGGACTACCCGTACCTTCAAGAGCAAGGCCCCCAAGCCTGGCCAGAAGGG aTTCGGTGACGACATCCCCGGCATGGAGGGTCTCGGCACagacatcacagtgatctgcccATGGGAAGCATTCGGTGACATGGAACTCAGTGACCTGGCAAAATATGGAATTGTTTAG